A DNA window from Engystomops pustulosus chromosome 6, aEngPut4.maternal, whole genome shotgun sequence contains the following coding sequences:
- the UCKL1 gene encoding uridine-cytidine kinase-like 1 isoform X5, producing the protein MIIEALDVPWVVLLSMDSFYKVLTEEQQAQAARHEYNFDHPDSFDFELMISTLKKLKQGKSVKIPTYDFTSHSRTKDWKTLYGANVIIFEGIMAFAHTELLKLLDMKIFVDTDSDIRLVRRLRRDISERGRDIEGVLKQYHAFVKPAFDQYIQPTMRLADIVVPRGSGNTVAIDLIVQHVHSQLEERKLRWDMAALASAHQSQPLPRTLCVLKETPQVSVMHTIIRDKETSRDEFIFYSRRLMRLLIEYALSFLPFRSCTVQTPQGHDYHGKTYDGKRITGVSILRAGETMEPALRAVCKDVRIGTILIQTNPSTGEPELHYLRLPKDISEDHVILMDCTVSTGAAAMMAVRVLLDHEVPEDKIFLLSLLMAELGVHSVAYAFPHVRILTTAVDKKVNDMFRIIPGIGNFGDRYFGTDAPADWSDDDDPV; encoded by the exons GTGCTGACAGAAGAACAGCAAGCACAGGCAGCCCGACATGAATATAACTTTGACCATCCAGACTCATTTGACTTTGAATTAATGATCAGTACATTAAAAAAGCTAAAACAAGGAAAGAGTGTGAAAATCCCCACATATGACTTTACCTCTCACAGCCGAACCAAAGATTGG AAAACCCTTTATGGCGCTAACGTGATCATATTTGAAGGGATCATGGCATTTGCACATACAGAACTTTTGAAG CTGCTAGACATGAAGATCTTTGTAGACACAGATTCTGATATCCGACTTGTACGAAGACTTCGAAGGGACATCTCAGAACGAGGCCGAGATATTGAGGGAGTTCTCAAGCAATACCATGCCTTTGTGAAACCGGCTTTTGACCAATACATACAACCTACTATGCGTCTTGCTGATATTGTAGTACCAAGAG GGAGCGGTAATACCGTGGCTATTGACTTGATAGTACAGCATGTACATAGTCagctggaggag AGGAAGCTCCGTTGGGACAT GGCTGCCTTGGCCTCAGCCCATCAATCACAGCCACTGCCAAGGACGCTCTGCGTCTTAAAGGAGACTCCTCAAGTAAGCGTCATGCACACAATTATAAG GGACAAGGAGACAAGTCGGGATGAATTCATTTTCTATTCACGCCGGCTCATGAGGCTTCTTATAGAATACGCTCTCTCCTTTCTTCCATTTAGG agcTGTACTGTGCAAACCCCTCAAGGACATGACTACCATGGCAAGACCTATGACGGCAAACGG ATAACTGGTGTTTCTATACTGAGAGCAGGAGAGACGATGGAACCTGCACTGAGAGCTGTATGCAAGGACGTGAGGATTGGAACCATTCTCATCCAGACTAACCCTAGCACTGGGGAGCCAGAG TTGCATTATCTCAGACTCCCAAAGGATATTAGTGAGGACCATGTTATTCTAATGGATTGTACAGTATCTACTGGAGCTGCAGCCATGATGGCTGTTCGTGTTTTGCTG GACCACGAGGTTCCAGAGGACAAGATCTTCTTGTTGTCACTGCTGATGGCAGAGCTGGGAGTCCATTCTGTGGCTTATGCTTTCCCCCATGTGCGTATTCTAACTACAGCAGTAGACAAGAAAGTCAATGACATGTTCCGGATCATCCCTGGAATTG gtaattttggGGATCGATATTTTGGGACAGATGCCCCAGCAGATTGGAGTGATGATGATGATCCTGTTTGA